The DNA region TATTAGATGGTTCTATCTTTACATCTATATTATTACTTTTAACATATTTAAAGTTAGATACTAATTCATCTATTTTTGATACATCTAAGGACTTACCACTTTTTAAATCACTATTTAAACTTACAGCCAAACTTTCTTCTTTTCCATTGTATATTATTTTATCTATTTCTGTGGCTTGTAAGATAAAAGGTATTAGGGTTAATGTTATTAATTTTTTCATTCTCCAGTTTCCTTTTCTACATATACCTCAAGCTTATATGTCTTAGGATTATGATATTTCTTTATTCTTTCATATACCTCTTTTTCTATTTCTTCCTTATTACTTAAATTACACTCTTTACACTTTAAAACTATATATAATCTTGGGAAATATGAAAATGTTTCTGCATATTCATCCCAATTCATTGTTTCAAATTGTCTCACTTCTTTGAAGTATTCTGAAGATATTTTAGAAAACTTTTTCTCATTCTCTTCTTCTTTTTCTTTAAATTCTTCCAATGTCATAGAAACCTCTTTAAATACTAACTCTCCATCTTCTCTAAAGTATTGATAGAAACTTCCTTCTTTTTCTTTTGATGTATATAGTCGTTTTAAATAGCCATAATTCTCAATATAAAACTCTACATTTATTAGATATTTTTGACTATAATCATCTAAAATTTTTTCTATCTCCCTAAAATTATTACCTTTTTCTTTATTAAAAATCAAATCACTAAAAGAATAAAAACCATATCCCTTTTCTAATAATTCTCTACGTGATAATCCATAACCAAAAGAAGTAACTGGAACAAGTAACTTTAAATTTAAATTTAAACCTATATACTTACTTTTATTTTTTACAGGTGGATATAACCACATATATGTTATTTCATTTGGACCAGATCCTATCATATAAAAGGCCTCTAAATCTATAGTTCTCCTTTTTATAGCTATTCCTCTTTCTCTTAAATCTTTTATCATTGCACCTTCTGAATTTATTCTTACACATGCTCCAACAAAAAATAAAAATATTACAATAAACACTGATAAACAACCAGTAAAAACTGATTTACATCCTCTTTCCATTCTATTTATATATCCTTTCATATTCATGTTTTTTAATTAATTGATTATTAAAATCATTATCAAAACTACCTGAATTATGTTTTCTAAATATACCCTGTTTCATTTCAAGTATATTAAGTAATTCATCTACTATCTTTTCTTTATTTTTTTTCTGTTCATCTTTTAAAAGCTCATCTATATTTTTTATAATAATTCCAGCTTTATAATTTTTATAACTAGCAGGATAACTCATTATATCTTCAAAAAATTCTATTGCTTCCTTTTTTAAATATTCGTTTTCAAATTTATTATACATCTTTTTATATATTTTTTTATTTTCTATCATTTGATTTGTATTGTTTTCATAGATAATCTTCTCTTTATTTAATTCATCTATTTCTTTCTCTTCATTCTTAATAACAAAATACTTTAGGATATCAGGATACATATTTAAAGGAATCTTTTGATTTAATTCTGTATTTTTCTTTAAATTATCTATAATTGCATTTGGAACTCCTAAAATACCCCCTCCTTTAGGTAGTATAGTTACCACTCTAGAACCAACATTTCCTGTTTCTGTATTATTTGATGCTGGATCAAATATTATTGCTGAAACATTATCATAATCATTTGCAACTTTCATTGATATTGCACCTGCTAAAGAATGGGAACCAATAACAATTTTATTACCACTTTTTACAAATGGTTTAATTTGTTCTGAAGCATCTTTAGGTTGATTTAAAAATGGAATTTTATTTCTATATGGTAATACAAATAAATTTACAGCCCAATCCATTTTTTGGTCACTCCCTCTAGCTATAAAATAATTTACAGTAGGGTCTATTTCAGGAGTTAATACAACAGCTTGATACCCATTTTTTTTATCTTCAATTGAAGATACTTTTAGTTTTTTATCATTTATAATTATAGTATCTCCTAGAATTAATTTTTGATATTTAGGTTCTATTTTCTCATTTTCAAATATTAGTTTTTTTAATGTACTTACATAAAAATTGTCTGGTTTCTCTCTCGGTTTCTTATTAATATTATCCCTACCATCATCTAAATGCATATTATATATATAATCTTCAGATAACTGTCTAATTTCTTCCAATGTTAATACATATTCAAAAAAAGCAGCTGGTTTATATTTGGGATTTTCCATTATTTTATTCAACTCTTCATCTAATTTAAAATCTTTTATCTTATTACCTTGACTTACTCCATCATAAAAAAGATCTAAAATTTTTTTACTTGCATCTTCTTTTTCTTTTTTTGATAATTTATTATATTTTTTTATAGTTTCTTCAAACATTTTTGATAAAAATTCTTTTTCAAATCTTTTTTTATCATCATTTTTCTTTTCACTTTGCTTCATCTTTTTTTGTTGTAATTTTCTTCCAATATTATCGTTTTCCTCTTTAGTTCTAGAACTCTCTCCTGTATGTGCAAGAGTTATATGAGTATTTGTCTTATCACTAACAACCTCTGCATCACTTGGCATACTTGATACATCATCTTTTGGTAATTCTTCTATCTCTTCACTACCATTTATTACATACTCTGAATATATATTACCTGGTGTTGCTCCTAATAATTTCCCTTCTTCTGTTTTTCTTCCCTCTTCATGTATTCCATATTCTCTTGCTAGTGCTTTCTTAAACTCTAACTCACTCATATCTCCAAATGTATATACATTTCCATGTTGATCTACTGCTACTCTTAACTCTTCCCCTTTTTCTTTTAATTCGTAGTATCTTCTTTGAAATTTCAGAATATTTAGATATATTTTCATCTGTTAGCTTTTCATATACTTTTAAATCATTAAAGCCTATTTCTTTTGCAAGTAATTTCCTCTCTGTATTATCTTTAGCTGACTTTTCATTTATCTTATTAACTAAATATTCTCCATTTAAATGATAATTTGATAATTCTCTTAAACTTCTCTTTTCTTCATATGCTATATCAGTTAATTCATCACTAACACTATTTCTATTATTATCTATCTTTGATTTTATTCCTTTAAATGTACTCTCTATATCTTTTGAAGCCATCTCTTGTTTGTGTTTAAATTCTTCAGGATTCATTATTGCATTTACAAGTCCTGTACTTAACTCTAAATCTCCTACTCTTCCACTTACTCCTGATGTCCCTACTCTATAGCCAAAGTCTATATTATGATTATTTGCTTCTTCTTCTTTTACAGTTAGTTTTTCTACATTTAATTTAGATAAGTCTAAATCATTCTTATAGGCCTTCTCTTCTCTCTTATCTACAAACTCTCCTTCTACATTTCCACCTGTAGGTATACCTGATAAGTTTAATGATACATCAAAGCCTACTCCTACTTTATTTCTTGTCTTTTCATCTTTTACTTCTTCTATAGATAGATTTTTTATATCTCCTTCTATAACACTATTTTTTGTCTTTAATCCTTTTATACTTACATTTTCTACATTGTTATATACTTCTTTACTATCTATTAATTCATTTAATGTGTTTAATTTTTCTTCTTTTAAATCATAACTTCCCTTTACACCTATATTAATATTGGCTGGTGAAAACTTCATTTCTTTTGTATCAAGTGATGAACCTATCCCTAAACTTACTGATGCATCAATTACCTCTTCTTTATTTTCTGCCCTTAATACATCTTTCTTTACTTCCTTAACATTATTATATACTAACTTACTATCTTTTACTACTGTTGATGTAAAGTTTACTTTATCATTATTATTAAATAATATATTTCCACCACTTAATGTATTCCCTTTTACCTCTTCTTTATGTGATAATATTGTCTTATTTGATATATCTAACGAGGCTCCTGCACTTACATTTACATAAGCTGATATATCTTTTTCTAATTTAGTTGTTTCTTTATCTACTTTCTTTCCTATATTTTTTAAATCTTCTCTACTTGCTGCAACATATTTGGTTACTACATTGTTTTTTTCATCAACAAAACTCTTTTTAATCTTTACATTACTAGATAAATCATCAACAGCTCCTACATAACCATTAGCTAGGTTAGATATTGCTTTAGTTATTTCTCCATCTAAAAGATTTTTTACACCTTTACCCATTTTAAATATATCTTTTGCTATTGGGGAACTTGCATTTACATTAATACCTAGACTAACTCCTGTTATATTTTCTGTCCTATCAGTTTCATCCTTTATAGCCCTAAAATTTACTTCTTTTGCATTTACTGTTAAATTATCATAACTAAGATTAGTATTTGTAACATCAAGTTCTTTTTCTATTATTGTATTTCCTTTTAATGATATATTACTACTCTCATGTATTTTAGATTTTGACTTAATATTTTGGTTTTCTATATTTAGATTTATTCCAGCTCCTATACCTGTTATACCTGCATTACCACTTAAGTTTAACCCACCACTATAGTTATTTTCATTTTCTCTATTATTTAAATCTTGTGTTCTAACATTTAAACTATTTATTTTTCCATTATTTAATTCTACATTAGAACTTAATACATCTAATTTATCAATACTTGCTTCTTCTTTTACTAATATATTACTTCTTTCATTTCCTTCATAACTATTATCTTTTTTATTTACCTTATGAGAAAAAAGTGTTACATTTCCATCTACCCTTAGATTTTCTTTATCTTTTCTTCCTACTACATTATCTACTAACTTAAATGTTTCTACTCTTTGTTTTATATCTGTTTTTAAAACTTGTGATTTAACATTTAAGTCTTTTGTTTCTAGTCTATCTGTTTCTACATTAGAACCTTCTACATCTAAGCTCTTAGTTTTAATATCTTTTACTAATATATTTGAACTTACATTTTCTTGATAGTTAACATTTGTATTTTCTTTATGTGTTACATTTTTACTTTTTTTAATATATTCATTATTAACTATATCTGATTTAACAGTAATATTTTCTCCTGTTAGTTTATCTGCTATTACATTTGAAGCATTTATTGTAGTATTACTATTATTTAGATTTATTTCTTTTGCATTAATATTTGAACTATTACTTATTTCTTTTTTATCTAATAGATATTCTTTATTTGATACTGTTTTTAATTCCTTAGATTCTTTTGTTTTTTCACTTGTTATTAATAACTTATCTGAATCTATATTAAGCTTATTATCTACATTTAAATTAGAAGATACAATATTAGTTTCTTTTGATTTAATAGATATATTTTTAGCATTAATAGTAGAATTATCTATTTTTTCTTCTTTTACTAATATATCAGTATAGTTATTTAATATATGTGATTTATTAGTTATTTTATCTCCAGTTATATTTACTTTTTCTGATAATATATCTATATTTTCTTTTACCTTTATATCTCCACTTAAATTAGTTTCTTTTGAATCTACTAATATATTATTTGCTTCTAAACTTGATTTCTTTAAATCTTCATATCTATTTATGAATTTTACTTCATCTACTACTAGATAGCTTTCTTTTTCTT from Streptobacillus canis includes:
- a CDS encoding filamentous hemagglutinin N-terminal domain-containing protein; the encoded protein is MKKFFGMIIAISISLFSYANITVDGNTNVYIEKSNNGIDIINISTPSPKGVSHSTFKDFNVSEKGAVINNAKNIARSHIAGLINGNNNIKETRAKLALLDVTGTEESKLKGILEALSKDKLDVILSNPNGITLDGASFLNIHNMSLTTGKVNIDEDNKINYLKPTGDIKSLKELNTKENLEIVANKFTSDSDIYAKKLNVTTYAGEEGTEISADIIGSVYGDVVKIVATKSGIGVKSITSKDLSLESKRQANIESIRTDNLDIKVEEDFTNRDKIISNNSISIEANNILNDGNILISDNISLKAKENISNLNGAIIHADNILSLESKNLNNIGKVNSYGNPIIKYKDKNGNIIENIEEWKTKLKETYVSYNAGILSSTDEAKINALSAFYDEVVVIDPTEFDWRVWKDWGDVKYNKERAGKAGIFYNLNGSELLSKERIEEIKNKNKEAMYSQYSDNYLGESEENILLKGYVENTNSDTSFSVLSGNNINITTKDVVNNKDGHIIANNDNNIKTNTYNNASSISDETITIQDGYEKMIFDGSFSCPGGLVYCNILHNATYIRDLGNDREVNLKGLPSHIKGENINIDAENVNFKSYSIDESKKTLREEDERYINNKEEIEINGKKIEYNLEDDPRYVKLSNFLNNPYFLNNIKYNSNNRYLIDNFKMNHNNLESKPTKSNITINAKNLNIKEQKLLFDNINLLSNNILVEGAKLKALDNLNIKSDNITLKSIVEEKESYLVVDEVKFINRYEDLKKSSLEANNILVDSKETNLSGDIKVKENIDILSEKVNITGDKITNKSHILNNYTDILVKEEKIDNSTINAKNISIKSKETNIVSSNLNVDNKLNIDSDKLLITSEKTKESKELKTVSNKEYLLDKKEISNSSNINAKEINLNNSNTTINASNVIADKLTGENITVKSDIVNNEYIKKSKNVTHKENTNVNYQENVSSNILVKDIKTKSLDVEGSNVETDRLETKDLNVKSQVLKTDIKQRVETFKLVDNVVGRKDKENLRVDGNVTLFSHKVNKKDNSYEGNERSNILVKEEASIDKLDVLSSNVELNNGKINSLNVRTQDLNNRENENNYSGGLNLSGNAGITGIGAGINLNIENQNIKSKSKIHESSNISLKGNTIIEKELDVTNTNLSYDNLTVNAKEVNFRAIKDETDRTENITGVSLGINVNASSPIAKDIFKMGKGVKNLLDGEITKAISNLANGYVGAVDDLSSNVKIKKSFVDEKNNVVTKYVAASREDLKNIGKKVDKETTKLEKDISAYVNVSAGASLDISNKTILSHKEEVKGNTLSGGNILFNNNDKVNFTSTVVKDSKLVYNNVKEVKKDVLRAENKEEVIDASVSLGIGSSLDTKEMKFSPANINIGVKGSYDLKEEKLNTLNELIDSKEVYNNVENVSIKGLKTKNSVIEGDIKNLSIEEVKDEKTRNKVGVGFDVSLNLSGIPTGGNVEGEFVDKREEKAYKNDLDLSKLNVEKLTVKEEEANNHNIDFGYRVGTSGVSGRVGDLELSTGLVNAIMNPEEFKHKQEMASKDIESTFKGIKSKIDNNRNSVSDELTDIAYEEKRSLRELSNYHLNGEYLVNKINEKSAKDNTERKLLAKEIGFNDLKVYEKLTDENISKYSEISKKILRIKRKRGRVKSSSRSTWKCIYIWRYE